One Nonomuraea rubra DNA window includes the following coding sequences:
- a CDS encoding Rmf/CrpP fold protein: protein MTISETDRRAAVTFGRLAGERGMPVTVCPYPVRGDDRARALRLLWMRTYARHTSGA, encoded by the coding sequence ATGACCATTTCCGAGACTGACCGCAGAGCGGCCGTGACGTTCGGTCGTCTGGCTGGCGAGCGCGGCATGCCGGTCACCGTCTGCCCGTACCCGGTGCGGGGCGATGACCGGGCGCGTGCGCTGCGGCTGCTGTGGATGCGCACGTACGCGCGGCACACCTCGGGCGCATAG
- a CDS encoding P22 phage major capsid protein family protein produces the protein MANTFLTPSIIAKAALATLYETCVMAQLVHRDYEQEFVSRVGDTISVRKPAVFQANEFDRATGIQIQNASEGSVPITLNHFADVSFSVTAEELTLEIEDFGTQLLNPAMEAISQKIDRDILSLRNDIVQRVGVPGTTPTGLTGEVIHPYDDPKTAIDARRVLNQRNVPAADRHLVIGPEIEALWLSDPLFHQADVRGDTDGLREASLGRRVFGHDAYQTQNIDAPTGTPTTGQPNTEIGVAFHRTAFALVTRPLVLPQGAANAAVESYKGFGVRVVMDYDISKKQDIVSVDCLYGVKTLDANRAVLIHGVAA, from the coding sequence ATGGCTAACACTTTCCTGACCCCGAGCATTATCGCCAAGGCGGCGCTGGCCACGCTGTACGAGACCTGCGTCATGGCCCAGCTTGTCCACCGCGATTATGAGCAGGAGTTCGTCTCCCGCGTGGGCGACACGATCTCCGTGCGGAAGCCCGCCGTGTTCCAGGCGAACGAGTTCGACCGGGCGACCGGCATCCAGATCCAGAACGCGTCCGAGGGCAGCGTGCCGATCACGCTGAACCACTTCGCCGACGTGAGCTTCAGCGTCACCGCCGAGGAGCTGACGCTGGAGATCGAGGACTTCGGCACGCAGCTCCTCAACCCCGCGATGGAGGCGATCTCGCAGAAGATCGACAGGGACATTCTGAGCCTCAGGAACGACATCGTGCAGCGCGTGGGCGTCCCGGGCACGACTCCCACGGGCCTCACCGGCGAGGTGATCCACCCGTACGACGACCCGAAGACGGCGATCGACGCCAGGCGCGTGCTCAACCAGCGGAACGTCCCGGCGGCGGATAGGCATCTGGTGATCGGCCCGGAGATCGAGGCGCTCTGGCTGTCGGATCCGCTGTTCCACCAGGCCGACGTCAGGGGCGACACGGACGGTCTCCGCGAGGCTTCGCTGGGCAGGCGAGTCTTCGGTCACGATGCCTACCAGACCCAGAACATCGACGCGCCCACGGGCACGCCGACGACTGGCCAGCCGAACACCGAGATCGGAGTGGCTTTCCATAGGACCGCTTTCGCGTTGGTGACTAGGCCCTTGGTCCTTCCGCAGGGCGCGGCCAACGCCGCCGTGGAGAGCTACAAGGGCTTCGGCGTCCGCGTGGTGATGGACTACGACATCTCGAAGAAGCAGGACATCGTGTCGGTGGACTGCCTCTACGGCGTCAAGACTCTCGACGCCAACAGGGCTGTGCTGATCCACGGGGTCGCGGCGTGA
- a CDS encoding minor capsid protein, producing the protein MSLMVNAKFNAKINGEEITAEMRRAAARGLRLATEHVLSVSNQRVPHDVGDLERSGAAVVDREDLVGVISYDTPYARTQHENLDYQHKPGRTAKFLELALREEAETVKLMLARQLQQVFK; encoded by the coding sequence GTGTCGCTGATGGTCAACGCCAAGTTCAACGCGAAGATCAACGGTGAGGAGATCACCGCAGAGATGCGGCGCGCGGCCGCGCGCGGTCTGCGCCTCGCGACCGAGCACGTGCTGTCAGTGTCCAATCAGCGGGTGCCGCACGACGTGGGCGACCTGGAGCGATCGGGCGCGGCTGTCGTTGACCGAGAGGACCTGGTCGGCGTCATCTCGTACGACACCCCATACGCGCGTACCCAGCACGAGAACCTGGACTACCAGCACAAGCCGGGGCGCACAGCGAAGTTCCTGGAGCTCGCGCTCCGCGAGGAAGCCGAGACGGTCAAGCTGATGCTCGCCCGGCAGCTCCAGCAGGTGTTCAAGTGA
- a CDS encoding minor capsid protein, translated as MSGWTRDLLTGFAVLLGEADVATWNPNGIYTDNQTALTIGGLPAKPDTAIALAVYGVGQAGDDVEQPDSAVQMQARFRAKTDPRVVDDLADGVFDAIHGLANVTLSTGVHVLLARRTLVAPLGRDSSGRWERADSFDLMVHRPSPHRDV; from the coding sequence GTGAGCGGCTGGACGCGCGACCTGCTGACAGGGTTCGCGGTCCTGCTCGGCGAAGCCGACGTGGCGACCTGGAACCCGAACGGCATCTACACCGACAACCAGACGGCCCTCACGATCGGTGGCCTCCCGGCCAAGCCAGACACAGCGATTGCGCTCGCCGTGTACGGCGTAGGCCAGGCCGGCGACGACGTTGAACAGCCGGACTCGGCCGTGCAGATGCAGGCCCGATTCCGGGCCAAGACGGACCCCCGGGTTGTGGACGACCTGGCGGACGGCGTGTTCGACGCGATTCATGGCCTGGCCAACGTGACGCTCTCGACAGGCGTGCACGTGCTGCTCGCTCGGCGGACGCTCGTCGCCCCGCTCGGCCGCGACTCCAGCGGCCGGTGGGAGCGGGCCGACTCCTTCGACCTGATGGTCCATCGGCCGTCGCCGCACCGCGACGTCTGA